The following proteins come from a genomic window of Trifolium pratense cultivar HEN17-A07 linkage group LG4, ARS_RC_1.1, whole genome shotgun sequence:
- the LOC123923219 gene encoding uncharacterized protein LOC123923219: protein MTPALIGNPGSHYVCFVVNFKSCTFQFLNSINGERFLVKSGEPTTYKKMFDVWFKEVEAFVIELYKHWKLTIPFDFSKFKWETPKMPSQPDKDNCGVFCMKFLAEWEGDSKTSMDSFKNWNKLIKQDKVAKLMDLRIEICSTLLTHSSNSKVEYVVNQAASYYEEMAQKLQHDV, encoded by the coding sequence ATGACACCAGCACTCATTGGTAATCCAGGAAGTCACTATGTGTGCTTTGTTGTTAATTTCAAAAGCTGCACATTCCAGTTCTTGAATAGCATTAATGGAGAGAGGTTCCTTGTGAAGTCAGGAGAACCAACCACTTACAAGAAGATGTTTGATGTCTGGTTTAAGGAAGTCGAGGCATTTGTCATAGAATTGTATAAGCATTGGAAACTGACAATTCCTTTCGACTTCAGCAAATTTAAGTGGGAAACTCCCAAAATGCCAAGTCAACCAGACAAAGACAATTGTGGAGTTTTCTGCATGAAGTTCCTAGCTGAATGGGAAGGTGACAGTAAGACCTCAATGGACTCTTTCAAAAATTGGAACAAACTCATAAAGCAAGACAAAGTGGCAAAGCTAATGGATTTGAGGATTGAAATATGCTCCACACTTTTAACTCACAGCAGCAATTCAAAAGTGGAATATGTGGTAAACCAAGCAGCTTCTTACTATGAAGAAATGGCTCAAAAGCTGCAACATGATGTCTAG
- the LOC123923615 gene encoding protein GL2-INTERACTING REPRESSOR 2-like, translating to MRSPTHTIQKNKGLPIKKRGNPDLLQKQFLSSLDLNQPAQIEPQDQYNFEVEQTMTEIQKGSIIESDVNENIDPSHKSSSKLSSDNLHPIVMGCTFCLMFVMASKADPKCPECKKTLMIINSV from the exons ATGAGATCACCCACTCATACAATACAAAAGAATAAGGGTTTGCCAATTAAGAAAAGAGGCAACCCTGACCTTCTTCAGAAGCAATTTCTCTCATCTCTTGATCTCAATCAACCAGCACAAATTGAACCGCAAGATCAATACAATTTTGAg GTTGAACAAACAATGACGGAGATACAAAAAGGAAGTATCATTGAGTCAGATGTGAATGAGAATATCGATCCGTCGCATAAATCATCATCAAAATTGAGCTCCGACAATTTACACCCTATTGTGATGGGATGTACGTTTTGCTTGATGTTTGTGATGGCTTCCAAAGCTGACCCCAAATGCCCAGAGTGTAAAAAGACCTTGATGATTATTAACAGTGTTTAA
- the LOC123919818 gene encoding uncharacterized protein LOC123919818 isoform X1: MKFEDYLMEKSQEPQNRQELENEVVQLQAQLKGEELLNRVLLCASLHGPICSLQHIPSGFSTQVYELLEELALVEEEIILLERKVKELKHRLYQEKNETNDLKIHHRKHTKLCNQFQGSFSQNYEVFTKGRKSKDRRSSLGSTLDIHSLFSTPRRSTAEYEVPRRKTGKIPRQNFIEKPNELSEELLKCLIGIFLELNQASLDINGSETNVPRLTLSCKKTKGFISKTSSNCKPHSFLSNGNASCLDPYGISSDLDCTARDVGPYNNFIQITRSSLDTEFFSHCLPAFRKLRVLIHKLCDVDLSFLSYKQRLAFWINIYNACIMNAFLDHGIPSTQEKLLTLMNKAAMNVGGIVLNALAIEHFILRHPCESKHGPVDEKEVLLRHVYGVGYPEPNVTFALCRGTWSSPALRVYTSEEVVDQLGRAKVEYLEASVGITNKRKIIVPKLLQWHMHDFADEMESLVEWIYSQLPRSGSLKRAMMECLIRETKYPMTKMVEIQPYESEFRYILPI, encoded by the exons ATGAAATTCGAAGACTATCTAATGGAGAAAAGCCAAGAGCCTCAAAATAGACAAGAACTTGAGAATGAG GTTGTTCAATTGCAAGCACAATTGAAGGGTGAAGAGTTACTCAATAGGGTCTTACTTTGTGCATCACTGCATGGACCTATTTGCTCTCTTCAACACATTCCTTCGGGGTTTTCAACTCAG GTTTATGAGCTTCTTGAAGAATTGGCATTGGTAGAGGAAGAGATCATTTTACTTGAAAGAAAAGTTAAGGAACTAAAACATAgattgtaccaagagaaaaatGAGACCAATGATTTGAAAATACACCATAGAAAACATACTAAATTATGTAACCAGTTCCAAGGATCATTTTCACAAAACTATGAGGTATTCACTAAAGGAAGAAAGTCAAAAGATAGAAGGTCCTCTTTAGGTTCAACATTGGATATCCATAGCCTATTCTCCACACCAAGAAGATCAACAG CAGAATATGAAGTGCCAAGAAGGAAAACAGGAAAGATTCCAAGACAAAATTTTATTGAGAAACCTAATGAATTGTCAGAGGAACTTCTTAAATGTCTAATAGGCATTTTCCTAGAATTGAACCAAGCATCATTGGACATTAACGGATCAGAAACTAATGTCCCAAGACTCACTCTTTCCTGCAAGAAGACCAAAGGCTTCATCTCAAAGACTTCATCCAACTGCAAGCCACATTCATTCCTTTCAAATGGAAATGCATCTTGTCTTGACCCATATGGAATATCATCAGATTTAGATTGCACTGCAAGAGATGTAGGACCATATAATAACTTCATCCAAATTACTAGGAGTTCATTAGACACTGAATTCTTTTCACACTGCTTGCCAGCATTCAGAAAATTGAG GGTCTTGATACATAAGCTATGTGATGTTGATTTAAGTTTCTTGAGCTACAAGCAAAGGTTGGCATTCTGGATCAACATATACAATGCCTGCATAATGAAT GCATTTTTGGATCATGGCATTCCATCTACACAAGAAAAACTGTTGACACTTATGAATAAG GCTGCAATGAATGTAGGCGGGATAGTACTGAATGCGCTAGCTATTGAACACTTTATTCTCCGTCATCCATGTGAATCAAAACAT GGTCCTGTGGATGAAAAGGAAGTCCTGTTGAGGCATGTTTATGGTGTGGGGTATCCAGAACCCAATGTCACATTTGCTCTCTGCCGAGGCACTTGGTCCTCACCAGCT TTAAGGGTGTACACTTCAGAAGAAGTTGTGGACCAATTAGGGAGGGCCAAAGTTGAGTACTTGGAAGCTTCAGTTGGTATAACAAACAAGAGAAAGATAATCGTGCCTAAACTTTTGCAATGGCATATGCATGATTTTGCAGATGAGATGGAATCGCTAGTGGAATGGATATATAGCCAATTGCCACGCTCAGGATCATTGAAAAGAGCCATGATGGAATGCCTAATAAGGGAAACAAAATATCCTATGACTAAAATGGTGGAAATACAGCCATATGAATCTGAATTCCGTTACATCCTACCCATTTAA
- the LOC123919818 gene encoding uncharacterized protein LOC123919818 isoform X2 codes for MKFEDYLMEKSQEPQNRQELENEVVQLQAQLKGEELLNRVLLCASLHGPICSLQHIPSGFSTQVYELLEELALVEEEIILLERKVKELKHRLYQEKNETNDLKIHHRKHTKLCNQFQGSFSQNYEVFTKGRKSKDRRSSLGSTLDIHSLFSTPRRSTEYEVPRRKTGKIPRQNFIEKPNELSEELLKCLIGIFLELNQASLDINGSETNVPRLTLSCKKTKGFISKTSSNCKPHSFLSNGNASCLDPYGISSDLDCTARDVGPYNNFIQITRSSLDTEFFSHCLPAFRKLRVLIHKLCDVDLSFLSYKQRLAFWINIYNACIMNAFLDHGIPSTQEKLLTLMNKAAMNVGGIVLNALAIEHFILRHPCESKHGPVDEKEVLLRHVYGVGYPEPNVTFALCRGTWSSPALRVYTSEEVVDQLGRAKVEYLEASVGITNKRKIIVPKLLQWHMHDFADEMESLVEWIYSQLPRSGSLKRAMMECLIRETKYPMTKMVEIQPYESEFRYILPI; via the exons ATGAAATTCGAAGACTATCTAATGGAGAAAAGCCAAGAGCCTCAAAATAGACAAGAACTTGAGAATGAG GTTGTTCAATTGCAAGCACAATTGAAGGGTGAAGAGTTACTCAATAGGGTCTTACTTTGTGCATCACTGCATGGACCTATTTGCTCTCTTCAACACATTCCTTCGGGGTTTTCAACTCAG GTTTATGAGCTTCTTGAAGAATTGGCATTGGTAGAGGAAGAGATCATTTTACTTGAAAGAAAAGTTAAGGAACTAAAACATAgattgtaccaagagaaaaatGAGACCAATGATTTGAAAATACACCATAGAAAACATACTAAATTATGTAACCAGTTCCAAGGATCATTTTCACAAAACTATGAGGTATTCACTAAAGGAAGAAAGTCAAAAGATAGAAGGTCCTCTTTAGGTTCAACATTGGATATCCATAGCCTATTCTCCACACCAAGAAGATCAACAG AATATGAAGTGCCAAGAAGGAAAACAGGAAAGATTCCAAGACAAAATTTTATTGAGAAACCTAATGAATTGTCAGAGGAACTTCTTAAATGTCTAATAGGCATTTTCCTAGAATTGAACCAAGCATCATTGGACATTAACGGATCAGAAACTAATGTCCCAAGACTCACTCTTTCCTGCAAGAAGACCAAAGGCTTCATCTCAAAGACTTCATCCAACTGCAAGCCACATTCATTCCTTTCAAATGGAAATGCATCTTGTCTTGACCCATATGGAATATCATCAGATTTAGATTGCACTGCAAGAGATGTAGGACCATATAATAACTTCATCCAAATTACTAGGAGTTCATTAGACACTGAATTCTTTTCACACTGCTTGCCAGCATTCAGAAAATTGAG GGTCTTGATACATAAGCTATGTGATGTTGATTTAAGTTTCTTGAGCTACAAGCAAAGGTTGGCATTCTGGATCAACATATACAATGCCTGCATAATGAAT GCATTTTTGGATCATGGCATTCCATCTACACAAGAAAAACTGTTGACACTTATGAATAAG GCTGCAATGAATGTAGGCGGGATAGTACTGAATGCGCTAGCTATTGAACACTTTATTCTCCGTCATCCATGTGAATCAAAACAT GGTCCTGTGGATGAAAAGGAAGTCCTGTTGAGGCATGTTTATGGTGTGGGGTATCCAGAACCCAATGTCACATTTGCTCTCTGCCGAGGCACTTGGTCCTCACCAGCT TTAAGGGTGTACACTTCAGAAGAAGTTGTGGACCAATTAGGGAGGGCCAAAGTTGAGTACTTGGAAGCTTCAGTTGGTATAACAAACAAGAGAAAGATAATCGTGCCTAAACTTTTGCAATGGCATATGCATGATTTTGCAGATGAGATGGAATCGCTAGTGGAATGGATATATAGCCAATTGCCACGCTCAGGATCATTGAAAAGAGCCATGATGGAATGCCTAATAAGGGAAACAAAATATCCTATGACTAAAATGGTGGAAATACAGCCATATGAATCTGAATTCCGTTACATCCTACCCATTTAA